In one Nicotiana sylvestris chromosome 8, ASM39365v2, whole genome shotgun sequence genomic region, the following are encoded:
- the LOC104210801 gene encoding extensin-2-like encodes MSRFHGGGPAKGRRYLPQILLALAILAVANVVSADPYIYSSPPPPAYEYKSPPSPSPSPPPPYVYKSPPPPSPSPPLPYVYKSPPPPSPSPPPPYVYKSPPPPSSSPPPPYVYKSPPPPSPSPPPPYVYKSPPPPSPSPPPLYYYKSPPPPSPSPPPPYYYKSPPPPSLSPPPPYYYKSPPPPSPSPPPPYYYKSPPPPSPSPPPPYYYKSPPPPSPSPPPPYYYKSPPPPAKSPPPPYYYSSPPPPLKSPPPPYYYSSPPPPKKSPPPPYHYTSPPPPIKSPPPPYYYSSPPPPKKSPPPPYHYSSSPPPVKSPPPQYYYSSPPPPKKSPPPPYYYSSPPPPKKSPPPPYHYSSPPPPVKSPPTPYYYTSPPPPKKSSPPPYYYASPPPPTQYYPPYHHLVVKIVGKVYCFRCYDSKYPEKSHGKKHLKGAVIKVTCKAGDKKIVSYGTTRINGKFSITVKGFEYAKYGAKACKAKLHNAPKDSNCDIPTNLHWGVKGANLKVKSKNHYEVVLYAKPFAYGSKTPYAKCTKPLPTPAPYYYKSPPPPSPIYIYKSPPPTTPTYVYKSPPPPTKSSPSPYYYKSPPPPSPKPAPVYYYKSPPPPSTLPPPPYYYKSPPPPSPSPPPPYYYKSPPPPSPSPPPPYYYKSPPPPSSSPPPSYYYKSPPPPSPKPAPIYYYKSPPPPSPSPPPPYYYKSPPPPSPSPPPPYYYKSPPPLSLSPPPPYYYKSPPPPSPSPPPSYYYKSPPPPSPSPPPPYYYKSPPPPAPSPPPPYYYKSPPPPSPSPPPPYYYKSPPPPSPSPPPPYYYKSPPPPSPSPPPPYYYKSPPPPSPSPPPPYYYHSPPPPVKSPPPAYYYSSPPLLVKSPPPPVYIYASPPPPIHH; translated from the exons ATGAGTCGGTTTCACGGTGGCGGCCCTGCCAAGGGTCGTCGCTATTTGCCACAAATCTTACTGGCGTTGGCCATATTGGCAGTTGCTAATGTAGTGTCAGCAGATCCTTATATATATTCTTCTCCACCACCTCCAGCATACGAGTACAAGTCACCACcatctccttctccttctccgccaCCACCTTATGTGTATAAATCTCCACCTCCCCCATCACCTTCTCCCCCACTACCATATGTTTAtaaatcacctccacctccttcTCCATCACCACCTCCACCATATGTGTATAAGTCTCCTCCACCCCCATCATCTTCACCCCCACCACCTTATGTGTATAAATCACCACCTCCTCCTTCGCCATCTCCCCCGCCCCCATATGTGTACAAATCTCCTCCTCCACCATCACCTTCACCACCACCTCTATATTATTATAAGTCGCCACCTCCACCTTCACCATCACCTCCACCACCATATTATTATAAATCTCCGCCACCACCCTCGCTATCACCACCTCCACCTTACTATTATAAGTCTCCACCGCCACCTTCTCCTTCACCTCCTCCACCATACTACTATAAATCTCCACCACCTCCTTCACCTTCACCTCCGCCACCTTATTATTACAAGTCTCCGCCTCCTCCGTCACCATCACCACCACCACCATACTATTATAAGTCCCCACCACCACCTGCTAAGTCACCTCCTCCCCCATACTACTACAGTTCTCCACCACCACCACTAAAGTCTCCTCCTCCACCATATTATTATTCCTCACCGCCACCACCAAAGAAATCACCCCCGCCACCATATCACTATACTTCCCCACCACCACCAATTAAGTCTCCTCCTCCACCGTATTACTATTCCTCACCACCACCGCCAAAGAAATCACCTCCTCCCCCATATCACTATAGTTCCTCACCTCCACCAGTTAAGTCTCCTCCTCCACAATATTACTATTCCTCACCACCGCCCCCCAAGAAATCACCTCCTCCACCATATTATTACTCTTCTCCACCACCACCAAAGAAATCACCACCGCCACCATATCACTACTCTTCCCCACCACCACCAGTAAAGTCACCTCCAACTCCATACTACTACACCTCCCCACCACCTCCAAAGAAGTCTTCTCCCCCACCGTACTATTACGCTTCACCACCACCACCTACTCAGTACTATCCTCCATATCATCATTTGGTGGTCAAGATTGTCGGAAAGGTCTACTGTTTTAGATGCTATGATTCAAAATATCCAGAGAAGTCTCATGGCAAGAAACACCTGAAAG GTGCTGTTATTAAGGTGACTTGCAAGGCTGGTGACAAGAAAATTGTGAGTTATGGTACCACAAGGATCAACGGCAAATTCAGCATTACTGTTAAAGGATTTGAATATGCCAAATATGGAGCAAAGGCTTGCAAGGCTAAACTACACAATGCTCCAAAGGATTCTAATTGTGACATTCCTACAAACCTTCACTGGGGAGTAAAGGGCGCTAACCTAAAAGTGAAGTCAAAGAACCATTATGAAGTTGTACTTTATGCAAAACCATTTGCTTATGGCTCTAAGACACCTTATGCAAAATGCACAAAACCTCTGCCTACGCCTGCTCCATACTACTACAAATCTCCTCCACCTCCATCGCCGATTTATATTTACAAGTCACCACCTCCAACAACCCCGACATATGTTTACAAATCTCCACCGCCACCAACTAAGTCTTCACCATCTCCTTATTACTACAAGTCTCCACCTCCACCATCACCAAAACCTGCTCCTGTATACTATTATAAATCACCACCACCTCCATCAACATTGCCTCCACCTCCTTACTATTATAAATCTCCTCCACCACCATCACCTTCTCCTCCCCCTCCATATTATTACAAGTCGCCACCGCCCCCGTCACCATCGCCTCCACCACCATACTACTATAAGTCACCACCCCCACCATCCTCATCACCACCTCCGTCCTATTATTACAAGTCTCCACCTCCACCATCACCAAAACCTGCACCTATATACTATTATAAATCACCGCCACCCCCGTCACCATCGCCTCCACCTCCTTACTATTACAAATCTCCTCCACCACCATcgccttctcctcctcctccataTTACTACAAGTCGCCACCACCCCTGTCACTATCACCTCCACCACCATATTACTATAAGTCACCACCACCACCATCCCCATCACCACCCCCATCCTATTATTACAAGTCTCCTCCTCCGCCATCTCCATCACCACCCCCGCCCTATTACTATAAGTCTCCCCCTCCACCGGCTCCGTCACCACCCCCGCCCTATTACTACAAGTCTCCTCCACCACCATCACCATCTCCTCCACCACCCTATTACTATAAATCACCACCACCTCCATCGCCATCACCTCCACCTCCATATTACTACAAGTCTCCACCACCGCCATCTCCATCACCGCCACCACCCTATTACTACAAGTCTCCTCCTCCACCGTCGCCTTCTCCTCCACCTCCATACTATTACCACTCTCCACCTCCTCCAGTAAAGTCTCCTCCTCCTGCTTATTACTACAGCTCACCTCCTCTACTCGTGAAATCACCTCCTCCACCAGTATACATTTATGCGTCTCCGCCACCTCCAATCCACCACTAA